A section of the Humulus lupulus chromosome 2, drHumLupu1.1, whole genome shotgun sequence genome encodes:
- the LOC133815704 gene encoding ubiquitin-conjugating enzyme E2 4-like, translating to MECQIEIRLKNELRRNLHPSTAYVGFKQVADRDLFRFIGTIIGPSDTPYEGGVFSLSIKIPHTYPMTPPKITFLTKVFHPNITEDGIIHVDVLGDNWLPTLTIEKMLLSICSFLDDPNPEDPLNPICCLYRNHRETYIKKAREWTKKYAMSY from the exons ATGGAGTGTCAAATTG AGATTAGGCTCAAAAACGAGCTCAGAAGAAACTTGCACCCTTCGACTGCTTACGTTGGCTTCAAACAAGTGGCTGATCGTGACTTGTTTCGTTTCATAGGAACAATCATTGGGCCTTCTGATACTCCATACGAGGGTGGTGTCTTCTCACTCTCGATCAAAATCCCTCACACTTACCCTATGACCCCTCCCAAAATCACTTTCCTTACCAAG GTTTTTCATCCAAACATAACTGAAGATGGGATAATCCATGTTGATGTGTTAGGAGACAATTGGCTTCCTACTTTGACTATTGAAAAAATGTTGCTATCTATATGCTCATTCCTTGATGATCCAAATCCAGAAGACCCTCTCAACCCCATCTGCTGTTTGTACCGGAATCATAGAGAAACTTACATAAAAAAAGCAAGAGAATGGACTAAAAAGTATGCCATGTCTTATTAG
- the LOC133819816 gene encoding uncharacterized protein LOC133819816 — MEETGEMMHWIFKREGMESADFPVCCSYGPVSWEDPFKWQGVILGPSGSPYEDGVFFLSIDLPKEYPSKPPHIKFLTKIFHPNIDEDGTIYIDILEEEQWKPIQTIETVLLSICSLLVDPEPVGYYNTSCFLYLNYWDEYTHQAREWTRKYAMEALQDLDQDSAEI; from the exons ATGGAAGAAacagg ggaaATGATGCACTGGATTTTCAAAAGGGAAGGAATGGAAAGTGCAGATTTTCCAGTTTGTTGTAGCTATGGACCAGTGAGTTGGGAAGATCCATTCAAATGGCAAGGTGTGATTTTGGGGCCATCTGGCTCTCCTTATGAAGATGGTGTCTTCTTTCTCTCCATTGATTTGCCCAAAGAATACCCTTCCAAGCCTCCCCATATCAAATTCTTAACTAAG ATTTTTCATCCAAACATCGATGAAGATGGGACAATCTACATTGATATCTTAGAAGAGGAGCAATGGAAACCCATTCAAACAATTGAGACAGTTCTACTCTCCATATGCTCGTTGCTGGTGGATCCTGAGCCAGTTGGCTATTACAATACCAGTTGTTTTCTCTACCTAAACTACTGGGACGAGTACACCCACCAAGCCAGGGAATGGACTAGAAAATATGCTATGGAAGCTCTACAAGACCTCGATCAGGACTCTGCTGAAATATAA